From Rutidosis leptorrhynchoides isolate AG116_Rl617_1_P2 chromosome 3, CSIRO_AGI_Rlap_v1, whole genome shotgun sequence, a single genomic window includes:
- the LOC139899093 gene encoding large ribosomal subunit protein uL16-like → MGRRPARCYRQIKNKPYPKSRYCRGVPDPKIRIYDVGMKKKGVDEFPFCVHLVSWEKENVSSEALEAARIACNKYMTKFAGKDAFHLRVRVHPFHVLRINKMLSCAGADRLQTGMRGAFGKPQGVCARVSIGQVLLSVRCKDTNSPHAQEALRRAKFKFPGRQKIIVSRKWGFTKFSRTDYVQWKSENRIMNDGVNAKLLGCHGPLANRQPGRAFLDAVA, encoded by the exons Atgggtagaa GACCAGCTAGGTGTTACCGTCAGATCAAGAACAAGCCGTACCCAAAATCTCGATACTGCCGTGGTGTTCCTGACCCAAAAATCAGGATCTATGACGTTGGCATGAAGAAGAAGGGAGTTGATGAGTTCCCCTTCTGTGTTCATTTGGTTAGTTGGGAAAAAGAAAATGTGTCCAGCGAGGCGCTTGAGGCTGCACGTATTGCGTGCAACAAGTACATGACCAAATTTGCAGGAAAGGATGCCTTCCACTTGAGGGTTAGAGTCCATCCTTTCCATGTGCTTCGTATTAACAAGATGTTGTCGTGTGCTGGAGCCGATAGGCTTCAAACTGGTATGAGAGGTGCTTTTGGTAAACCTCAAGGTGTGTGTGCTCGTGTTAGCATTGGTCAAGTTCTTTTATCTGTTCGTTGCAAGGATACCAACAGCCCACACGCACAAGAAGCTTTACGTCGTGCTAAATTCAAGTTCCCTGGTCGTCAAAAGATCATTGTGTCCAGGAAATG GGGATTCACAAAGTTCAGTCGTACTGATTACGTGCAGTGGAAGTCTGAAAACCGTATTATGAATGATGGCGTTAATGCTAAG CTTCTTGGATGCCATGGACCCCTTGCCAACCGTCAACCTGGAAGAGCTTTTCTAGATGCTGTTGCTTAA
- the LOC139899094 gene encoding putative B3 domain-containing protein At5g58280, translating to MADEIASNSYEEARKQQLLENKKRFEDLGILKITKTLSDLSKSDKKFKQREVKPKIRNSEIITEPRRSTRARNPIVTYQDEVDVGFPTVRRKSKLNSSWDSYLARPIEEVRMASYEERIKAIKSAEKLQSNLQSEYPSFVKSMVRSHVYSCFWLGLPQRFCKSHLPKSTTTIMLEDEDGNEYEAVFISSRTGLSGGWRAFALEHKLDDGDALIFELVEPTRFKIYIVKVSDGGSKDEDDKSNAEEEIVVTKKTLTEQKKRKKTLDSTVEKAKKPAVKNSKTDEVKVSEESGTATRRSTRIRSVK from the exons ATGGCTGATGAGATCGCATCCAACAGTTATGAAGAGGCTCGTAAGCAACAATTACTCGAGAACAAAAAGAGATTTGAG GATTTGGGAATCTTGAAAATTACTAAAACGCTATCAGATCTTTCAAAATCTGATAAGAAGTTTAAG CAACGTGAAGTGAAACCAAAAATAAGAAATTCTGAGATAATAACAGAACCAAGGCGCTCAACACGTGCACGCAACCCAATTGTCACATATCAAGATGAA GTCGATGTAGGTTTCCCAACTGTTAGGAGGAAATCAAAGCTTAATTCTTCATGGGACAG TTATCTTGCAAGACCAATTGAGGAAGTCAGAATGGCTTCATATGAAGAGCGGATTAAAGCTATTAAGTCTGCCGAAAAACTCCAAAGCAATTTGCAGTCTGAATATCCATCTTTTGTGAAGTCGATGGTCCGTTCGCATGTTTACAGTTGCTTTTGGTTG GGGCTACCCCAGAGATTTTGCAAGAGTCATCTTCCCAAGTCAACAACAACGATAATGCTAGAAGATGAAGACGGAAATGAATATGAAGCTGTGTTTATTAGCAGTAGGACGGGACTTAGCGGTGGTTGGCGAgcatttgcattagaacacaaactGGACGATGGTGATGCTTTAATATTCGAATTGGTTGAACCAACACGATTCAAG ATATACATAGTTAAAGTATCAGATGGCGGAAGTAAAGATGAGGATGATAAGTCTAATGCTGAGGAAGAAATTGTGGTGACCAAAAAGACATTAACAGAACAGAAGAAGCGCAAAAAGACACTCGATAGCACAGTAGAAAAAGCGAAGAAGCCGGCTGTAAAAAACAGTAAGACGGATGAAGTTAAGGTGTCAGAGGAATCTGGAACGGCTACACGGCGTTCTACCAGGATTCGAAGTGTGAAGTGA